From Scatophagus argus isolate fScaArg1 chromosome 2, fScaArg1.pri, whole genome shotgun sequence:
AGTCTCGGAGAGCAAAGAGCTGCCGGAAGTGGTCAGGACGGTGCTGAAGCAGGAGATCACCCGGCTGTTCGGAGACAGCAATGCTAAGAGCTTCAACCAGGCCTACCTCACCAAGCACTCAAACTCCATACCACACCGACTCGCTGGTAGGCCTCTCGCACAAACACATTGGTAGGAAAGGATAGCTTCGCATTTAGTTAGTGAAGTTTAGAACACTTAGAACCCTGGACCTGTTTTTCATGAAATCTCCAAGTATGTGTGAGCTTTACCCCGTCACTGATCTCTGGTATGCCTGCTGCGTTGATGACTCTTGTACGTTACACATCACTTGCTGCATATTATACAAGTCATCTTTGGGTATTCATCTTGAGTTCTGGTTTATCTCTGATATACTCAGTTGAGCTTCTTCCGGCCATATGCAGACCTTCATGCAACACTGAGATCACTCCACCAACACTGATTTGATTCTTTATCAAAATAATGTTGTACTTTTAGACACCCCAAAACAATCTTGCCTGTACAAGTCAATTCTGCCTGTAGTTTTTCAAATtctctgtcacaaacacacacttaaatgtagattcacatgcattttttccttccctcctgGCAGCTGCTAAGATGATGACGTACCTGGACTCATCGACGGAAACGAAGGCAGCGGAGCTGGCCACTGCACTCGATGAGTCACTCGAGAACAGAACCATACAGGTACACATACAAATTACCTTATTGCTATGGTACACTGAGTGTTTAtatgtcatattttttctttcatgtgccATAAGTTGTATAAAAAGCAACAGTTAATGTGTTTTCCCCTCTTCAGATCTGCATAGAGGTCCTGGGGTGTCTTCGGAGCGGCGTTCTGGGTGACTGTAAGGAGCGTGCCGAGTCGTATCGCGCAGAGTGTCACAAGCTTTACCCCTACACGTTAGCTTTCACGCCCCCTGGATACGAGGAGAACACCAAGATCGCCAACGGAGATGTTTCTACAGAAACAGAGGAACTAGCCAATGAGATGTGAGCGCGACAGAACAAAAGCGGATGAGAAAAGGAATTGGGCCGAGCACGGAGCCTTGTGGTATGCCTGGCAGCCATTCTGTAGAGCCAGACATGGGAAGCGAAAATTTGTGTTTCGTTCTTTGGCTCAGCATAATAGGGTCTGACCTGGCCTGGCTTGGCTCTCTCCCACATGATGAAaatcaggactgtgtgtgtgtgtgtgtgtgtgtgtgtgtgtgcgcgcgcctgGCTGACTGGTGTTGAGAGCATGTGCGCTGTTATGTATATTTGTGGGAAAGGGGGGGGAAAGAGGAAGATAACAGAATGgccattttacttttttaatagAGCTGACAACCATGCTGAAAACGAAAACAAACAATAGTTATTGGCAAACTGTCGGGAGAAACTGTGACGGACTGACATGGACTGTCTATTTCCTCGGAAATGATCAATAACAGTGACAGACACCACTCGAGTTTGACTCGGTGCTGATCTGACATCTGCCTATGGCATACTGTGTTCGcccttattttaaaaagctaatttaaatgaaaataggACACAACTGTCAGCGGGGGACAGGAGGCTGAGCTGAGTGGGTCTGATCTGTGATGGATCTGTAGGAAGCTGAGCAGGAAAAGGTACCGAGGATCCGAAGTAGACACCGGACATCCAGCGACCACAGGTGTATCTGTAGCTGCAGTTACACTCCGGTAAACTGCTCATCTACAAGTGGCAGTGCAGTGGAGTGTTTGAGGACGGCCTCATCTCTGCAGGGGCACAGCACGAACAAAGTCGCCTCACTTGtgaacagttttcttttttggtcaGACTGTGCTTCCCCTCACTGTTCCTGGTTTAACTTGGGAATATGTAATCCTCTGTCTGTTCTTATGGAGCACCTTGTAGCACAGATGAAAAACTGTAAAGGTTGTGTGTTGTGCTCCGTTTCAATTATACTGCTACTCTTAAGGTTTTTACATAGTTCTGAGAGAGTTGGATAGATCAAAGCAATACCATACACACCTTCCTCTCCATAATGGATCGATGAAACACTTGATGCTGATGGTGATTTCTCGATCAGATTCTGGCTGGTTACACTGAGCCTCCTGGCAGAGTCacttgtgttgttgctgttgtcactgTTAGAAACGGTTTTATCTGCATGTATCTGCACAGGGACTTAATAACAGTTAGAGTGCAAACTAACCTCCAGTACATCCTACTCCAGAGGGCTCTTCTTTGCAAAGCGGCTCCTGTAAAGGTCACAGTTCAGCATCCAGGCCCATCTCCAGAGGCGAGTGAACCTATGAGCACctgaaatttgttgttttactttttctgtttcacctgtttttttgcatctcttttcttcccctttttcCTCTACTTTGGGTTCTAATGTGAAAGGTGAAATCTGAGATGGCGATGTATGATATCTCTGGATTTTTGTattaaaacaaaggaaaacaaaacgGTtcgacttcttttttttcattctgtgttgACATTGTTAAGCCTGCGAAGCTGCTTCTGTTCTTGTAGTTACTATTTCAGGGTTAGACAGAGGAAGCCTGCATGGATGAGGTCACACTCAGAGCAAAGATGTCATACTCCTGTAGCcactttattctttttttttatgaataacCAGTTTAAGTCAAAGTAAGAAGATTGCTGTAATTATTACAAACTCCTGAAGTGTACATGATTCTATCCCAACAGGGAGTCCACTGTTGGGATCTTTGATGCCAACACCTGaatgttaatgaaaatgatccAACCCTGGGTCAGTGTCGCAGCAGTTGCTTCTGTTTGACCTTTTCGGGAGGCTTGTGAGCATCTAGTTTATTCaagaaaatagatttttattAGATTTTGTGTCAAATTGAAAAACAGGCTCTTCTGCATTGCAGTTCATATATTTGTTGAGCTGAACAAATGAAGCTCTTCTTTGAATCATTTTAATTGATTGCAGTATCTGCCCTTATAAAAACATTCGTACcaaatcaataaagtttatacaATTTCCCTGCCTGCTGGGGTGCATTCAGTTGCATCATTCCTTGGCTCATGTTTGATTTTTGGatcttctgtgtgtgctgcatgtgaaaTGTCACCGCTTTAACTTCATGTGGCTTGAGctcttttttaaattctctcCTTTCAAACTGAGGAGCATGTCAGACTCCAATACGACCTCTCACTGACTTTATTATCAGTAGCCTCCACACTTTAAGTTGTCAACAGGTTAGCACCACAACAGCTGGTGTGTGGCCCGAAATAAACACACCGCCGGACGTGAAACGTGACCTCACGGAGAGCGGTGTGACTGCAAACATTTACCTGTAGGGGGCAGCAGCGTGTTTCTCTGACAGGACAGCTGAGTGGACGAGCGAGCCGCTGCGGCCACGAATGAATGCTTCTGTTTGTAATCGGTATCGCTTTCTGTGCGGCTGCCTTCCCATGCAGGTTCCACGtaaattaaagtttgtttttatgacaaAAAGTTGTGGcacaaaacacatacatcaCAGATATTTTTCAGAGGAATCCATCATGTTTATGTTCCGCAGAGACTGAGGCCACGGATACTGATGGCTGTTCGCCATTTGTTCAGCTCTCCACCCTCCGGCTGCAATCATCACCGTGCTGCCAAATCAAAGgtcacactctctctcctcctttcattCACGCTGCTCTGCGCCGTCAAGACCTTCCATGCGCAGTCTGGACGGAAAGCTTCCACTAAAACCACCAAAAGAAACAGTTTGTTCCCCACAAGTCTTCCTTTATTTCTGTCCAGACCCGGTAAAGCCGTGtctgtggaaatattttaaGAGACTTGACGCCGAGCGCGTTTTTTGCGCGTTGTTTACTAGCGAATCTGCGGCGAGGGACGGGTAAATGGAGTCCTCTCTTGAGTTTTCCAACTCTTTGAGCAGTGTGTCCTCACTGTTGACCCGCTGCCGGACATTCAAAGTGCTGGTGATAGGAGACTCCGGAGTGGGGAAGACCTGCCTGACGCACCGACTCTGCGCCGGAGAGTTCCCCTTGAGAGTGGAGGCCACCATCGGGGTGGACTTCCGCGACAGGGTTCTAGAAATCGATGGAGAGAAAATTAAGGTAAAAAAGAAGTTTAACAATGGACACATGAACAGGTTAAGTGTGGGCAGGATTGTGCCAGTCAACTGTTTTTACGCACGGATGTGATCTTCCAGTcgcttcttttgtttttcagtacaCAGACTCCTAATAAAGTTTTTGAAGAAATGTTGGCTCTTTTAGGTAGCAAGTGAAACACCTGTAATTTTACAGTGAAATTCAGTGCTCTTCAATTCCTCAGTCAGCTTGGACAAACTACACAAACTTAAAAACCATCCGGGACTCCATGTGTCAAAAAGTTCTAATATTTCAGCTGGCCCCTTGCAGGTTATCTGAGGGTGTTTGCTTTTTAATCGCATTTTATACTGCATTTcttgtgctgcagtgtgactCACAGTTACTTTTGTCAGACTGGAGCACAAAGAATGGCAGGAGAATCAGCTGggctgcttgtgtttgcagAACTAACGTGGCCTGTGAAGATTACATGCTTGATTTCATTGACATGGAAGCCGTAAACATCAACAGCCTCTTAAATTTTGATCTAATTCTGCTCTGATCATGCATGTGATGCGATGCTGTACTGTTTGTTTAGTCTCAGCCACAAGGGACTCAGTTCAACGAATCTATTTTCAAACCGTGGGTGTTAGGTGCTTCGTGATATTTCCTGAGTGTTTTGAAACGACCACATGACAGAGGAAGTGTCTGTCAGTGGGGACTGAGGATTTGTTTATAACTGCACAGGCGgtttcaaatcaaaatcaaattgCAGTTATTTGTAATGTGAGTTATAACTTTAGTGGCGATGGTAATTATTGCATCCTcgctgaaaaacaaatcaaaatgatgTGATCTTGAGGTCTTGTGGTCTGTTTCCTTACATGGAGATTATATTTTGCAGGCTGGGGCATCTACCACTACGCTTCATGTACAAGGGCATATTTTGGCACATTTGGATGCTGCGCTTGGCCGTGCTACAAATGTGATAATATTTAGATGAATCGTTGAGACTTTATTCAGGTCACAAGTCCCGATGGGAATTTTAAGTCCCTCGGGTCACTCTTCAgttattcaatttattttgcttgtgttaTTGTTCTTGTATTATGTTTGTGCTATTTTGTACATATGTTATGTATGGAATGTATCAGTTTTGGAGAAGTTCACctggttatctcaaggaaattcaatcgaaagcaactggacttagttatttgtctttgaagacgtttcacctctcatccaagaggcttcatcagttcatgctcgcttgactaggctgggactagaatattcacaggcttaagTTCACCTGGtgtatgttttatttgaattaaaagTTGACTTATCTTATTCAAAGCCCAGTGAAGAGCTCTGACTTCCTAACGAGCAGATGAACgtgttattctttttctttgttccctCTCTGTGATGACTCATTGCacgtctgtgtgcatgtttcgCTGCCTGGTTTGGGGTATTTCAACacatgatttcatttgtttcctctttctccctttttctgtcTTGACCACCTCCCCCTCAGTGCCAGCCGTTGCAGGAGAGCCTACATGTCAGTCATTCActttctcctcttgttctccCCCCACCGTCATCGCCAGCTCCAGCTGTGGGACACAGCGGGACAGGAGCGTTTCCGAAAGTCCATGGTGCAACACTACTACCGTAACGTCCACGCTGTGCTCTTCATATACGATGTGACCTCCCCGGCCAGCTTCAGCGGTCTGACTTCCTGGGTAGAAGAGTGCCGGCAGAACTCCCTCGGACAGGAAATCCCCAGGTAACGACATCAGCTCCTCCGTATGTGCTGCTACTTGCTAAAAGGACAAGAGTCTGGATTTAATCACAACAAACATTTCCAGTCAGTCAATATCCTACATCTTTATTACCTTTATGAATCATCTTCCTTGGTTTGACTCTCACCCCGGCCTGTTCTTCCCCAGGTTCCTGGTGGGGAATAAGAGCGACCTTCGTGACCCCCACAGCGCTGACAGCCAGGTGAGCCAAGAGCGGGCGATGAGCTTCGCCAAAGCCCACAATATGATGTTTTTTGAGACGTCTGCCAAGAACCCACCAAACAAATGTTGGAGCGGTCGACGAGGCGATGGGAAGGTGCTGTACCAGCAGGACAGGGCGGAGGACATCGTCGTTGCTGTTGGTTCTAAactgaagagacagaggaaaccTTCGGCAGCAAACGCCCTCGCCCACAGCGGCTCCTTCAAAATCCTGAAcaagagaagagcagagaaagagctgTGGACCTGCTgctgaggggggaaaagagagagaactgAATGTCACTTTTTAGCCCTGTAGGAGTGTATGGTAGTGTGTGAGCgtacgtgtttgtgtgagtaCGAGAATGGCCATAGTGTGTGTTCGGATCAGAAATGGGaaacttttacatttgaaataaagttgCAGTCATGCAGAACTTTAATATTCATACTCTTAAATATGTAAGATGTCCTACCGGTACTTGGAAATGCAGTGTATATTTGTGATCTTATTGTTTACAACAGTTGCAAAATAATTACTGtgaatgtaaatattatttGGCGGAAGTGATCTTTGAGTGCATCGACTTTTTATTAACAGCGTGTGTGGTCTCGCTGGGAActaactgtgtctgtgctgataGGTTAATCACCTTGTAAAATGTGATTTACTTCACTAATGTGAGGCATTCATGTTTCTTCACGCTCTTCCATATGAAGTAACGCTGAGTCATGTGGACACTACCATGATATCACATTGGAAAAGGAGCTTTAAATTCACAATGCGTGGAATTAGAAAGTTTCTGACTCGAGCGCCCCCCAGTGGTAGCTcatcaaaatgaaagcacattGCATAGTTTGTCCTCAGCGCACTGTGCTTTAGTCACCAAAGTGTTTTTGCCTTTCTTGCCTTCCCTGTGAAGTACAACCTGGGGACAAAAAACATCAAGTAAAACTGATCAATTTTCACCTGGATTGTTTCATTGTTGTATAAAAAATGTCCCCTTAGAATAATACGAACGAAGCTGAACTGGAACGCAGTGGCTTTGAAGTCACAGTGAAATGGCACTTAGAACATCTTTAGTGATGTTGCCTCACTTGCTTCCACCTCTGGTTCAGCATAatgcaggaagagaaagaggggattCTGATAGTAAATACTTAAAAAAGAGCCTGATTTTGAGATAGCGGAACAGTGCAGGGCCAGAGGAGGAAACCTTTGAGAATgttctcatctctctgtcacttttctGTATAGATGGAGGAAAGGTTTTCCAAAAAACTCAAATAACTTTCAAAATTGAAATGACTTTAACTTCTTCACTCACTTTGAAAAGCATCCGTCTGTCCTTAGTCATTATGCTGTCTGTTGTTCAGTATACGAGGAGCTCTAATACATCGGTGTTGTGACACTGTGTGATCTTATCCTGGATGTTCAGGGCTTCCCACCACAGGCCAGATGGACAAAACATCACAGGACTGGTCTCGTGCATGAGCAGCGTGGATGCTACAAAGTGTGTGCAACTGATGATTCAGAGGTGATCACATGCTTCTGCTCAGTGGTCTAGATGGCTGTAGATCCTGCAGCACAGCTGAGCATGTACGCATATGTAAATGTCACGCTGATGTGACATTCAACACCCGGGTTGTAATCGTCTTTCTCTCCACTCAGGAAAGACGATAACTGGAGGAGAACGTCccacagcagttttttttttatatgtgtcTTATTCACTGTaccatttttttattcaaataaaacaaaccatgCTGCATAAGTGGAAAAGTGGAGATATCAACAGaacattaagaaaataaaactcagtATTTTCCTAAATGTTTTCTCTGACGTGAATTCTGCTGTGGTGTATTACAATACTTCAGAGACAGCATACTTTAAGGAGCATTCCACCAAATTTTACACATTAAGATCATCTGAGcgcttgatgtgtgtgtgatgtgtgtgcaggagCTTTAAGGGAGGAGTTATGTCAGTCTGGGCTTTAAAACCTTTGATGGAGATGAGGACCTTAAAAGACATGTTAGTTGTAAGGGAAAACACAACTGGTCGTACACATATAGTCGTGTTAATTCCCATTATGTCAGATAATGCCAAATCCTATATAGCGTAAGCTCTGGGTGAATAAACCTTGGCCTGATTGTTTCCCACCTGAACGTCATTAgaagactgtgactgtgtgtgtgtgaatttccCTTTAACATAATGGTTGTGTAGTACTAACAGAGTTAATGGCTActtgtatgtactgtataataCAGGAGGTGGGGATCTGACTTCTAAAACTATGATCATTTTATGACCTGCTTTGCCTCTGGAGCCTCATAAGCTTGAAATTATTTGCTCTAAAGTGAGAGTAACCTTTGTAGGGAGATATAACAAATTCTTCcctttacaaatgaaaaattgaatACCTAAAGTCCCCTTTGTCAATTTAATATATACTCAGGGATTTTTGCCTTTACAACCCTACCTGGTATTACTGTGATTTATCAGgactaatgttagctaacataAAGAAACTTTAGATATTGCTGTGTGACTGCCATTAGCTGATTTCATGAATTCTTTCTATTTGTGCTTCTGTTTAATTAGGTTTTAGCATTAAAGTTCTCATGAAACAGCTAACAGAGAGCTATCTGGTAGCCCTTTACATCAGCCAATAGTACTAGTGGGACCACTATCGGTGACCCTGTCCACTTCCATGTGACGAAAACCTCGACATCTCCATTTCCACAGAAGCTGCACTCATGCAGGTTCCTTGAAATATAGAAGCTTGGAAAATAGGGATATGGGACACCAAGAGTGTACGGTTTATCAAACAATAATAAGCTAGCTAGTGTGATATTTCCTAATTGTGATGTGATGGGATGGGATGCACAGCTGAGGTTTTTGTCATATGACAGTGAGCATGATTTCATCTGGAATGGGTTGTCCCACTTGTTAAATTACATATCCTACTATAGCGAAGGCACGACCCACTCTGCTCCGCTCCTGATTCATTAGTACTTGTTACTTTGGTTGATTGGGTTAATTATGTTGAGGGATGAGAAAGTTAGGTTAGTGATGATTCATTTGAGTTAGGGTAAGAATATCAGAGAAATATTCAGAATAATGCTCCCctcctgtgtttcctgttgtccAACCCACCGAATGGTTAAGGGTATGATTGCgtgcttcatttcatttcattttttgccATTGTTCAGCCATACATTGACATGACATATAGCACCAGACCTGATGAAAACACAGGTTTTACCTTTAGGCTGTGACTGTGACCACAGAACAGCTAACCAAATACAGTGACAGCAGAAATACAGTCACAGAAATACAGCTAATACAGCTATCTGTGATGTGCTTCTTTTAACCGCTGGAAGGCAAGAAATATGGTACTGGTAAGAAACCTTGGATTCTGGTTCACCTGTGGTCCACTAAAATAACAGCATTTCtaaaagtcagtcagtcaaaagTCAGCCACTTTTCCACTGTCTGACTCACCTGTGCGTCTGGCTTTGGCTTGCACGATGCAGGCCCACAATAGCTCCGGGACAGTGTATATTATGTAACCACAAATCTCTTTCCACGCACCCACATTGGACTGTAATCCACTTGAAACCAGCGTGAGAGATGTCTGATCCTCTGCTCGGTGTTAGGAGTCACTTCATCAAGTGGATAATGCAgcagacaaattaaaacaaaacaaaaaacaaaacaacgcTAAAAGGCAAGAACTGGAAATTTATTTATGGCTGTAATGACACCGAAATCCATAATATAACAGCACTGACTACTTAAAAATACTTCAACTAAAGTAAGAAGCAAAACTTTTTACAACCTCACGCTATTCTGGTCGTCCACCTGTAGGGGGCGCGGTGGAGAACTAATCTTTTTTTGTCCAGCAACAGCAATcggcagcagcagagtgtttctcctcctcactcacaTTGAGAACCTGCTGCAAACACACGGACGCGCACTCGCTTACCTGCTGGTGATAACCGAGCGAAGATGTTCTGCAGACGGGCATGGCAGAGAGTCGGGCCGCTGGCACGGAGGGCTTTCAAACCGGTGTCCAGAAACGGTGAGCCCGGTTCTCGGTTAATGACTTATTGATCTTTTCACGTGGTTTGTCGTCAAATTAAGCAGAGcgattaaattaatttaaacgTTTTCTGAATGAGTGTCAACTGTTCAAAGTGTGGTTACTCGGACAAATGTAATCACCTTAAAAGTTTATTTCTGCACGTTCCTTTAAACATTtccactgtatttattttgtgtcataAGCAGAAGCATTCTTGTGTTTCCTCCGACTTGTGCGTTCATCCAGTCAGGAGGAGG
This genomic window contains:
- the LOC124066651 gene encoding ras-related protein Rab-33B-like, with amino-acid sequence MESSLEFSNSLSSVSSLLTRCRTFKVLVIGDSGVGKTCLTHRLCAGEFPLRVEATIGVDFRDRVLEIDGEKIKLQLWDTAGQERFRKSMVQHYYRNVHAVLFIYDVTSPASFSGLTSWVEECRQNSLGQEIPRFLVGNKSDLRDPHSADSQVSQERAMSFAKAHNMMFFETSAKNPPNKCWSGRRGDGKVLYQQDRAEDIVVAVGSKLKRQRKPSAANALAHSGSFKILNKRRAEKELWTCC